In Populus nigra chromosome 10, ddPopNigr1.1, whole genome shotgun sequence, the following proteins share a genomic window:
- the LOC133704725 gene encoding dirigent protein 4-like, protein MEGMQVLGLALILFMITTHAHGQYYSQSMPYESLPEKTTNLHFFFHDTLSGKNPSAVLVARPNITTGQSVAPFGSIFVFDDPLTVGPELTSEVIGNAQGLYVSSSQDIPSLVVYFDFGFTTGEFNGSSISVFSRNPIINTERELAVVGGRGKFRLARGFAQLKTYFINATNGDAIVEYNVTVIHY, encoded by the coding sequence ATGGAAGGCATGCAAGTTTTGGGTTTGGCTTTGATCCTTTTCATGATCACCACACATGCGCATGGCCAATATTACTCTCAGAGCATGCCTTATGAATCCTTACCAGAGAAAACAACCAATCTCCACTTCTTCTTCCACGACACACTCAGTGGTAAAAACCCTAGTGCTGTTCTTGTTGCCCGTCCCAACATCACCACGGGTCAGTCAGTAGCTCCGTTTGGGAGCATATTTGTCTTTGATGATCCTCTTACAGTTGGGCCCGAACTGACCTCCGAGGTCATTGGGAATGCCCAGGGGCTGTATGTATCATCTAGTCAAGATATACCATCTCTAGTGgtatattttgattttggattCACCACCGGCGAATTTAATGGGAGCTCCATTAGTGTGTTTTCAAGAAATCCCATAATAAATACCGAACGTGAGCTTGCCGTGGTTGGAGGGAGAGGAAAGTTCAGGTTGGCTAGAGGGTTTGCTCAGTTGAAGACTTACTTTATAAATGCAACTAATGGTGATGCCATTGTTGAGTATAATGTAACTGTGattcattattaa
- the LOC133704935 gene encoding uncharacterized protein LOC133704935, translating to MENNRQVGASSFDHLFGPKDSSSSSSASSGIFGSIFPPPSKVPAGRDSGTTGNHVGNETYVNPDNATRKAKGESSGISGKGQSSVYQNERPEPCYFSSSIYYGGQENYSPRTKNPESQHVFKKDYGKDDPNGNDPNSASRGNWWQGSLYY from the exons ATGGAAAACAACAGGCAAGTCGGTGCTTCTTCTTTTGATCATCTTTTTGGTCCTAAAGACTCTTCCTCTTCATCATCCGCCTCAAGTGGGATATTTGGGTCCATTTTCCCTCCTCCATCGAAG GTGCCAGCTGGAAGGGACTCTGGAACTACGGGTAATCATGTTGGGAATGAAACATATGTGAATCCAG ATAATGCCACTCGGAAAGCCAAGGGAGAGAGCAGCGGCATAAGTGGCAAAGGCCAGAGTTCAGTTTATCAGAACGAAAGGCCAGAACCATGCTATTTTAGTTCGTCAATCTACTATGGTGGCCAAGAAAACTATTCCCCGAGGACCAAGAACCCAGAATCTCAACATGTT TTCAAGAAAGATTATGGAAAGGATGATCCAAATGGCAACGATCCAAACAGCGCTTCAAGAGGGAACTGGTGGCAGG GTTCACTATATTATTAA
- the LOC133704936 gene encoding putative lipid-transfer protein DIR1, whose amino-acid sequence MATPMKYICLFMFLAILSIAGLNQVDGAGECGKNTTPDMEAFKMAPCASAAQDENSSVSSQCCARVKKIGQNPACLCAVMLSNTAKSSGIKPEIAMTIPKRCNIADRPVGYKCGAYTLP is encoded by the exons ATGGCGACTCCAATGAAGTACATTTGCTTGTTTATGTTTCTTGCAATTCTCAGCATTGCTGGGCTCAATCAAGTTGACGGGGCTGGTGAATGTGGGAAAAACACCACTCCTGACATGGAGGCTTTCAAGATGGCTCCTTGTGCATCAGCAGCACAGGATGAGAATTCTTCAGTTTCAAGCCAGTGCTGCGCTCGGGTGAAGAAAATTGGACAGAACCCAGCGTGCCTTTGTGCTGTTATGCTTTCCAACACTGCTAAGAGCTCTGGAATCAAGCCAGAAATTGCAATGACCATTCCCAAACGATGCAACATTGCTGATCGTCCCGTGGGCTACAAGTGTGGAG CTTATACTTTACCTTGA